One stretch of Leadbetterella byssophila DSM 17132 DNA includes these proteins:
- a CDS encoding RagB/SusD family nutrient uptake outer membrane protein, translating into MNIKQYICVGAVAALLGACNPDVLDRPELTKVNDNTFWKNETDLRLYANDFYVNYFVGYNSGFGTAYTPLRGYIFADDFTQTGTQSGFETTVPNSRGASTATPTILTQYSGPNWNFYWVRKANVMLSRMKAKMDGNIPAEQYNHWEGVGRLFRGYEYSRLVSVFGDVPYFDQEVDPSDDASMYKERTPRGEVMDKVYEDFKFALANIRLNDGVGYVNRYVAAAVISNLILFEGSWQHYHKLDAARAKKYLELAVEASELVMNSGKYSFNSDFKALFASENLANNPEVIFFRAYESPRLTHAIGSYSNGTEGQAQSANLNLLKSFICTDGDVWQNSKVDNAKSFHLRNLVVTRDPRFEATFLDTVNTPAATLAYAHKFAGREARNYMYGGSYPAAWGSNTNTNDAPVHRLAEVVLNWVEAKQILAESFGGAPVSQADLDKSINAIRNRPLDAVAIAKGVKKTAPLQLNAIPNDPTRDADVSPLMWEIRRERRMEFVYEHTRLNDLRRWKKLNYMDFQNPDYAAGPWLDVNKDLKTQLTASFVGRLRVMKEDGTIVTYNGNNAADMVGYYVVQNFANRVSFTDRVYLAPLGRNEIQAYKERGFTLTQNPGWGE; encoded by the coding sequence ATGAATATCAAACAATATATCTGTGTCGGAGCCGTAGCTGCATTATTAGGTGCATGTAATCCGGACGTCTTAGACAGACCTGAACTGACGAAGGTGAATGATAACACCTTCTGGAAAAACGAAACAGATCTTCGTCTCTATGCGAATGACTTCTACGTGAACTATTTTGTAGGGTATAACTCTGGTTTTGGTACAGCTTATACTCCACTGAGAGGTTACATTTTTGCAGATGACTTCACTCAAACCGGTACACAATCCGGATTTGAAACTACTGTGCCTAACTCAAGAGGGGCAAGTACAGCAACGCCAACCATCCTTACGCAATATTCCGGTCCAAACTGGAACTTCTACTGGGTGAGAAAGGCTAATGTGATGCTTTCCAGAATGAAGGCTAAAATGGATGGAAACATCCCTGCTGAGCAGTACAATCACTGGGAAGGTGTAGGTAGATTATTTAGAGGTTATGAATACTCTCGCCTTGTAAGCGTATTTGGAGATGTCCCTTATTTCGACCAAGAAGTAGATCCAAGTGATGACGCAAGCATGTATAAAGAAAGAACTCCACGTGGAGAGGTGATGGATAAGGTATACGAAGATTTCAAATTTGCCTTAGCTAACATCCGCCTTAACGATGGAGTAGGATATGTCAATCGCTATGTTGCTGCTGCTGTCATTTCAAACCTTATATTATTTGAAGGATCTTGGCAGCACTATCACAAGCTTGATGCGGCTAGAGCTAAAAAATACTTAGAACTAGCTGTTGAGGCTTCTGAATTAGTGATGAACAGCGGGAAGTATTCTTTCAATAGTGACTTTAAAGCCCTATTTGCATCTGAGAACCTTGCTAATAACCCGGAAGTTATTTTCTTTAGAGCTTATGAGTCGCCTCGTTTAACCCATGCTATCGGTTCTTATAGCAACGGTACTGAAGGTCAAGCTCAGTCTGCTAACTTGAATCTTTTGAAATCCTTCATTTGTACAGACGGTGATGTATGGCAGAATTCTAAAGTGGATAATGCTAAAAGCTTCCACTTAAGAAATTTGGTGGTTACTCGTGACCCTCGTTTCGAAGCCACTTTCCTAGATACAGTAAACACTCCTGCAGCAACCTTAGCCTATGCTCACAAGTTTGCAGGTAGAGAGGCTAGAAACTATATGTACGGAGGAAGCTATCCTGCAGCATGGGGAAGTAATACGAATACCAATGATGCTCCTGTACACCGTTTAGCTGAGGTAGTTTTGAACTGGGTAGAAGCTAAGCAAATTCTTGCAGAATCATTTGGTGGGGCACCGGTTTCTCAGGCGGATCTAGATAAATCTATCAATGCTATCCGTAACCGTCCATTAGATGCAGTAGCTATAGCGAAAGGTGTGAAGAAAACTGCTCCATTACAGTTGAATGCTATTCCTAATGACCCTACACGTGACGCAGATGTGTCTCCGTTAATGTGGGAAATTCGTAGAGAGAGAAGAATGGAGTTTGTGTATGAGCATACTCGTCTGAATGACCTACGTCGTTGGAAAAAACTAAATTATATGGATTTCCAAAATCCGGATTATGCAGCGGGTCCTTGGTTAGATGTGAACAAAGATCTTAAAACACAATTAACCGCTTCATTTGTAGGTAGACTTCGTGTTATGAAGGAGGATGGAACAATAGTTACTTATAACGGTAACAATGCCGCAGATATGGTAGGTTACTATGTAGTTCAAAACTTTGCGAATAGAGTATCGTTCACAGATAGGGTATACCTAGCCCCTCTGGGACGAAACGAGATTCAAGCTTATAAAGAGAGAGGATTTACTCTCACTCAGAACCCTGGTTGGGGAGAGTAA
- a CDS encoding outer membrane protein assembly factor BamB family protein: MKKILFIVFVVSVLNVNAQRIFRYAQVSDTHVGGATGADDLRATVKDLNLQKDIDFVLFTGDITEFGAEEELRLAKRILDSLNLPWYVIPGNHDSNWSESGANDFRRVFGGETFFFRHKGFQFMGTVSGPNMRMSPGQIPRENLVWMDSVFQAVPNEPLIFINHYPLDNGLNNWYEAIERIKRRNILFAMCGHGHINKRYDWDGITGVMGRSNLRAKDPVGGYNLIDIYPDKAVYQVRVPGVKTEDPWLTFSFEKPKDGKYERPDFSVNDRNRVIWEFQDDSDLGAGFAHYKSFIITANTQGKVYALDEKTGKKVWEARTGGKVYSTPAVWKDRVVVGSSDHFIYCFSAKNGEELWKIETRKAVLGSPLVHKGIAYIGASDGIFRAIEVSTGRLVWTFNDVKGYVSSRPLLYQNKIIFGSWNNGFYALDPSTGKLIWEWKNGHANRMFSAGACYPVGTNNRIFVVAPDRFMTSLDSKTGAVIWREKKDSVRVRESMGLSEDGKLVYVKTMDGQLYGVSTSSSNMDLVWKSKLQLPYELTPSAIESYKGVVYVPSHAGLVSAVSAKTGEVLWQYKISNAMVNPMLSTKKGIYVSTMDGKVVRLKK, from the coding sequence ATGAAGAAGATATTATTTATAGTATTCGTAGTAAGCGTTTTAAATGTAAACGCACAGAGAATTTTTCGTTACGCTCAGGTTTCTGATACCCATGTGGGTGGTGCTACCGGAGCAGATGATTTGAGAGCCACAGTAAAAGACCTTAACCTTCAAAAAGACATTGACTTTGTTTTATTCACAGGAGACATTACGGAGTTTGGCGCTGAAGAGGAATTAAGATTAGCAAAAAGAATATTAGATAGTTTAAACTTGCCTTGGTACGTTATTCCGGGGAACCACGATAGCAACTGGTCAGAAAGCGGTGCCAACGATTTTCGAAGAGTATTCGGTGGTGAAACCTTTTTCTTCCGTCATAAAGGTTTCCAATTTATGGGAACGGTAAGTGGGCCAAACATGCGCATGAGTCCGGGTCAGATTCCTAGAGAAAATTTGGTGTGGATGGATTCCGTATTTCAAGCTGTGCCAAATGAACCTTTGATCTTTATAAATCACTATCCTTTAGATAATGGTTTGAACAACTGGTATGAAGCCATAGAAAGGATCAAAAGGAGAAATATCCTTTTTGCAATGTGTGGACATGGTCACATCAATAAGCGTTACGACTGGGATGGAATTACAGGCGTCATGGGTAGGTCTAATCTGAGAGCAAAAGATCCCGTTGGTGGTTACAACCTTATTGATATTTATCCTGATAAAGCCGTTTACCAAGTTAGGGTGCCTGGTGTGAAAACAGAAGATCCTTGGTTGACTTTTAGTTTTGAAAAGCCTAAGGATGGGAAGTACGAGAGGCCTGACTTTTCCGTAAATGATAGGAATAGAGTCATCTGGGAATTCCAGGATGATAGTGATTTAGGTGCAGGTTTCGCCCACTACAAATCTTTTATCATAACTGCCAATACCCAGGGAAAGGTTTATGCCTTAGACGAAAAAACCGGGAAAAAAGTGTGGGAGGCTCGAACCGGAGGTAAGGTATATTCTACGCCTGCGGTATGGAAAGATAGGGTGGTAGTAGGTTCCTCAGATCATTTTATATACTGTTTTTCTGCCAAAAATGGTGAGGAGCTGTGGAAAATAGAAACCCGTAAAGCAGTGCTGGGTTCTCCTTTGGTACATAAAGGAATAGCCTATATAGGTGCCTCTGACGGAATCTTCCGTGCCATAGAGGTTAGTACAGGAAGACTAGTGTGGACCTTCAATGATGTGAAAGGGTATGTGTCATCCAGACCTTTATTATACCAAAATAAGATCATTTTCGGTTCATGGAACAATGGCTTCTACGCCTTAGATCCTAGTACGGGTAAATTAATTTGGGAATGGAAAAATGGCCATGCCAATAGAATGTTTTCTGCCGGTGCTTGCTATCCTGTAGGTACGAATAACAGGATTTTTGTAGTGGCTCCTGACAGATTCATGACATCTTTAGATTCCAAAACCGGTGCGGTCATTTGGAGAGAGAAAAAGGACTCTGTAAGGGTTAGAGAATCTATGGGTCTATCTGAAGATGGTAAATTAGTTTATGTGAAAACAATGGATGGGCAGTTGTACGGAGTTTCAACCTCTTCCTCTAATATGGATTTAGTGTGGAAGTCGAAACTGCAGTTGCCATATGAATTAACACCTTCTGCTATTGAAAGTTATAAGGGCGTGGTATATGTGCCTTCTCATGCAGGTTTAGTCTCGGCAGTCTCTGCAAAAACCGGGGAGGTGCTTTGGCAATACAAGATCTCAAATGCTATGGTCAATCCTATGCTTAGTACCAAGAAGGGTATTTATGTTTCTACTATGGATGGTAAGGTAGTTCGTTTGAAAAAATAA
- the secA gene encoding preprotein translocase subunit SecA yields MFNFLTKGITKIFGTKSEKDIKSLTPYVEATNAEFAKLAHLSNDEFRQQTVELKNIIAERLSDIDREIAELRESASGDVSIDQKDRIFNQIDDLEKKRNEELEVVLLEILPRAFAIVKETARRFKENEVIEVTATHLDRELAMTKSHIEIQGDKALWKNEWYAAGNLLKWNMVHYDVQIIGGAALHKGNIAEMATGEGKTLVATFPAFLNALAGRGVHVVTVNDYLARRDSEWMGPIFEFNGITCDCIDKHRANSPQRKKAYNSDITYGTNNEFGFDYLRDNMVNDPEELVQRRHHYAMVDEVDSVLVDDARTPLIISGPMTRKNDDELFNTLKPRVSQLVEIQKQLVGSYLVEAKKLIAEGNKKDGGLALFRAYRGLPKSKPLIKFLSETGIKKLLLDTEAIYLAENQKLMPEADAPLYFTIDEKHNSVELTDKGIDFLSAQGQDAQFFIMPDLSLEMAAIERSTELSPEEKILKNDELIRDYSTKAERIHAVNQLVKAYTLFERDVDYVLMDGKVKIVDEQTGRIMDGRRWSDGLHQAVEAKENVKVEDSTQTYATITLQNYFRMYHKLAGMTGTAETEAAEFWKIYKLDVISIPTNKPVIRQDREDKVYKTVREKYNAVVEEINEMVNLGRPVLVGTTSVENSELLSRMLTLKKIPHQVLNAKQHAREADIVAEAGKPGTVTIATNMAGRGTDIKLTPESKEAGGLAIIGTERHESRRVDRQLRGRAGRQGDPGSSQFFVSLEDNLMRMFGSDRIAKVMDRMGMEEGEVIQSSMITSSIERAQRKVEENNFGMRKRLIEYDDVMNIQRDTIYKRRKNALFGERLGLDIANIIFDTCADIVNQTAGNYEEFEVRSMQRLGLKPEISEADFSKGGNALTQMLYRAAMNHYDAKNDAIRKNIVPGLTSILNDRQALVDEPYMAVIGDGIKRMAVYADLKKSVETDGRELILAIEKAISLGIIDQEWKEHLRDMDDLKQSVQNASYEQKDPLLVYKFEAVELFQNFLKKVNAETVGFLMKANVEELRFQQLPPQTKQNAPALQTNKSPESEAPARPAQIQKVANRNDRVNVQYRDGSIKRDVKFKTVENDVLSGEAVLID; encoded by the coding sequence ATGTTTAATTTTTTAACGAAAGGGATTACCAAGATTTTTGGTACCAAGTCTGAGAAAGATATCAAATCGCTTACTCCATATGTAGAGGCTACGAATGCAGAATTTGCAAAGTTGGCTCATTTAAGTAATGATGAATTCAGACAACAGACCGTTGAGCTTAAGAATATCATTGCAGAAAGATTAAGTGATATTGACCGTGAGATTGCTGAATTGAGAGAATCAGCTTCGGGTGATGTTTCTATAGATCAAAAGGATAGGATCTTTAATCAAATTGATGATCTTGAAAAGAAAAGAAACGAGGAGCTGGAAGTAGTACTTCTAGAAATTCTGCCTCGTGCATTTGCTATCGTAAAAGAGACCGCAAGACGTTTCAAAGAAAATGAGGTGATTGAGGTGACGGCTACTCATTTAGACAGAGAGTTAGCTATGACCAAGAGCCATATTGAGATTCAAGGGGATAAAGCCCTTTGGAAAAACGAATGGTATGCCGCTGGTAACCTTTTGAAATGGAACATGGTGCATTATGATGTTCAGATCATTGGTGGTGCTGCCCTTCACAAAGGTAATATTGCGGAGATGGCTACCGGTGAAGGTAAAACCCTTGTGGCTACCTTCCCTGCCTTTTTGAATGCCTTGGCGGGTAGAGGAGTTCACGTAGTAACCGTGAATGATTATCTGGCACGTCGTGACTCAGAATGGATGGGACCCATCTTCGAATTTAACGGTATTACCTGTGATTGTATAGATAAGCATAGGGCTAATTCTCCTCAAAGGAAGAAAGCTTATAACTCAGATATCACTTACGGTACAAATAACGAATTCGGTTTTGACTACCTGCGTGATAACATGGTGAATGATCCGGAAGAGTTAGTTCAGCGTCGTCATCATTATGCCATGGTGGATGAGGTGGATTCCGTGTTAGTGGATGACGCCCGTACTCCATTGATTATTTCAGGTCCTATGACCCGTAAAAACGATGATGAGCTCTTTAATACCTTGAAGCCTAGAGTGAGTCAATTGGTTGAAATTCAAAAGCAATTAGTAGGCTCTTATTTGGTGGAAGCAAAGAAACTGATTGCTGAAGGGAATAAGAAGGATGGAGGACTAGCTCTGTTCAGAGCATACAGAGGTTTACCTAAGAGCAAGCCTTTGATCAAATTCTTGTCCGAAACAGGTATTAAGAAGCTTCTATTGGATACTGAAGCTATCTATTTGGCAGAAAACCAAAAATTAATGCCGGAAGCTGACGCTCCTTTGTACTTTACCATTGATGAGAAACATAACTCAGTAGAGTTAACGGATAAAGGTATAGACTTTTTGTCGGCTCAAGGTCAAGATGCTCAATTCTTCATTATGCCGGATCTAAGCTTAGAGATGGCTGCTATAGAGCGTTCTACTGAACTAAGTCCGGAAGAAAAGATCCTTAAAAATGATGAACTAATTCGTGATTACTCAACCAAGGCTGAACGTATACATGCCGTTAACCAATTGGTGAAGGCGTACACTCTTTTTGAAAGAGATGTGGATTACGTATTGATGGACGGTAAGGTGAAGATCGTGGATGAGCAAACCGGTAGGATCATGGACGGAAGAAGATGGTCTGATGGTTTACACCAAGCGGTTGAAGCAAAAGAGAACGTGAAAGTAGAAGATTCTACTCAGACGTATGCTACCATTACGCTGCAAAACTACTTCAGAATGTATCATAAGTTGGCCGGTATGACCGGTACAGCGGAGACGGAAGCAGCCGAATTCTGGAAGATCTATAAATTGGATGTGATCTCTATTCCTACAAATAAACCTGTTATCCGTCAGGACCGTGAAGACAAGGTTTACAAGACGGTTAGAGAAAAATACAATGCGGTAGTAGAGGAGATCAATGAAATGGTGAATCTAGGAAGACCTGTCTTAGTAGGTACTACTTCTGTTGAGAACTCTGAGTTACTTAGTAGAATGTTGACCTTGAAGAAAATACCTCACCAGGTATTGAACGCCAAGCAGCATGCTCGCGAAGCAGATATCGTAGCGGAGGCTGGTAAGCCGGGAACCGTTACTATTGCTACTAACATGGCCGGTAGGGGTACTGACATTAAGCTGACTCCGGAGAGTAAAGAGGCAGGTGGTCTAGCCATTATAGGTACAGAAAGACATGAATCCAGACGTGTAGACCGTCAGTTGAGAGGTAGAGCGGGACGTCAGGGTGATCCGGGTTCTTCTCAGTTCTTTGTGAGCTTGGAGGATAACCTTATGCGTATGTTCGGTTCAGATAGAATCGCGAAAGTGATGGACCGCATGGGTATGGAAGAAGGAGAAGTGATCCAAAGCTCCATGATCACCAGCTCTATAGAAAGAGCGCAAAGAAAAGTAGAAGAAAATAACTTTGGAATGCGTAAGCGCCTGATCGAATACGATGATGTGATGAACATCCAAAGGGATACTATCTATAAAAGAAGAAAGAACGCCTTGTTTGGTGAGCGTCTAGGTTTAGATATCGCTAATATCATCTTTGATACATGCGCAGATATCGTGAATCAAACGGCCGGAAATTATGAGGAGTTTGAGGTTAGAAGCATGCAGAGATTAGGCTTGAAGCCTGAGATCTCGGAAGCCGACTTCAGCAAAGGGGGCAATGCTTTGACACAGATGTTGTATCGTGCCGCAATGAACCATTACGATGCGAAGAACGATGCCATTCGTAAGAATATCGTTCCAGGATTAACCAGCATATTGAATGATCGCCAGGCTTTAGTAGATGAACCTTATATGGCGGTGATAGGTGATGGTATTAAGAGAATGGCCGTTTATGCAGATTTGAAAAAATCTGTGGAAACAGATGGAAGAGAATTAATTCTAGCCATAGAAAAGGCTATCTCCTTAGGTATCATCGATCAGGAGTGGAAAGAACATTTACGCGATATGGATGATTTGAAACAGTCCGTTCAGAATGCTTCTTACGAACAGAAAGACCCATTGTTGGTTTATAAGTTTGAGGCGGTTGAATTGTTCCAAAACTTCCTTAAAAAGGTAAATGCTGAGACAGTAGGATTCTTGATGAAGGCGAATGTAGAGGAATTGAGATTCCAGCAATTGCCTCCTCAGACTAAACAAAATGCTCCTGCGTTACAGACGAATAAATCGCCTGAGTCTGAAGCACCTGCTAGACCGGCTCAAATACAGAAGGTGGCTAATCGTAACGATAGAGTCAATGTTCAGTATAGAGACGGAAGCATAAAGAGAGATGTGAAGTTTAAGACCGTGGAAAATGACGTATTGTCAGGGGAAGCGGTTCTAATCGACTAA
- a CDS encoding helix-turn-helix domain-containing protein, producing MTTFYHEITPLTENDCFMVFDRQKSRFDFPIHYHEEFELTFIEGASGIRRFVGDHMDTIGETELVLVGSNLPHGWSGKQEEVAHEITVQFHKDLFHEKFLSRNQLSFVKSLLEYASRGVKFNEETILSVKPRLLHLSQKNGFDSVLELISILHYLSISQDIRMLASSSFVQDQIYTKSRRIDVAFQYMRMNYDKDVSLGDLAREVNMTEASFSRFIKKRTGLTFVESLNNIRLGHATRLLIDTTLNIAEISFKCGFNNLSYFNRIFKKKYQCTPKEFRDNYRGTRTFV from the coding sequence ATGACAACCTTTTACCACGAGATCACCCCTTTGACAGAGAACGACTGTTTTATGGTTTTTGACCGTCAAAAATCAAGATTTGATTTCCCCATTCATTATCACGAGGAATTTGAATTAACCTTTATAGAAGGAGCCTCTGGTATAAGAAGATTTGTGGGTGACCATATGGACACTATAGGAGAAACAGAGCTCGTGCTAGTGGGCTCAAATCTACCTCACGGATGGAGTGGGAAACAGGAGGAGGTAGCTCACGAAATTACCGTGCAGTTTCATAAGGATTTGTTCCATGAAAAGTTTCTAAGCAGGAACCAATTGAGCTTTGTAAAATCTTTGTTGGAATATGCATCTAGAGGAGTGAAATTTAATGAGGAAACCATACTTTCGGTAAAACCTAGATTACTTCACCTGAGCCAAAAGAACGGATTTGATTCAGTGTTAGAACTCATTTCTATCTTGCATTATTTGTCCATATCTCAAGATATACGAATGCTGGCCAGCTCCAGTTTTGTACAAGACCAGATCTATACCAAAAGCAGGAGAATAGATGTTGCCTTTCAATACATGCGCATGAATTACGACAAGGACGTTTCCTTAGGCGATTTAGCGAGGGAGGTAAACATGACAGAAGCCAGCTTTAGTAGATTTATCAAGAAAAGAACAGGACTCACCTTTGTGGAGAGTTTAAATAATATCCGTTTGGGTCATGCTACTCGTCTATTAATAGACACTACCTTAAATATTGCAGAGATCTCCTTTAAATGTGGCTTTAATAACTTATCCTACTTTAATAGGATCTTTAAAAAGAAGTATCAATGTACCCCAAAGGAGTTTAGAGACAATTACAGAGGTACTAGAACCTTTGTATAA
- a CDS encoding SusC/RagA family TonB-linked outer membrane protein, whose translation MRKFLLKWPLMVLILLLSTGMAWAQGVTGKVMDENGEALAGVSVVIKGSAQGVMTDINGSFTLSPVSESSILVFSFVGMISQEVRVGNRSKIEVTLKSSDRSLEEVVVVGYGTARRSDITSSITSLKAQELKDMPAAGIDQLLQGKAAGVTVTSNGGQPGGGVSVKVRGVTSINSNDPLFVIDGVPFINGNTSNSTGYDGLGGSNGQTGNSVMAMLNPNDIESIDVLKDASAQAIYGSQAANGVIMITTKKGKAGTGKITYETYFGVSEVARKLDLMNLQEFARYQNEILPIIGITPSEEFADPSLLGKGTDWQEAMFQKGAIQNHQLSFSGGQNKTNYYVSLNYFNNKGILIGSDFERYATRLSFDTQLKSWAQVGMSLNASRSIQNVTLADAAESTIWWGAVTSPLVPLKNPDGSWGGGNTVGGIRYSNANLVGNSQYRGNTKTSTTAFGSVFAELTLLKGLSLRNELSFSLGLDNNIAFQKAGNVGGETFRSKLIDNRSDNYYYSLTNYFNYVKWINGHSFHATLGHQAQMSYWQAIGGTKVDLQANIMDLNTGLADQTTWGLNGGKGHWAMESWFARANYTYKDRYSVSASFRADGSSNFGPNNRWGYFPGVSVGWTASNESFMKEALPNTHLKIRAGYGLVGNQNFPGGAPNPAYVGAVQFFTGPVGFGTSNMIQGIPNPDLKWETVKTSNIGVDLGILKGRLDLTVDAYKKVTSDMIIFLTGPTLIGVGDAWDDLKAPLGNAGKMTNTGVDLGISSVNVSKENFTWRSNLVFTHFKNNYDQAASAASALDGRVYYNNYLITHTTPGRPVGSFWGLKTDGIFRTQADLDNSLPQFGYIIDPAQTWLGDIRFKDINNDKKIDAEDMTYIGSPLPKFTWGFTNSGNYKSFDFSVFLQGSYGAKAYNFLRWQIEGLNSAWSNQLKTVLDRYTESNPNGSLPRFTNTNANNTAMSDRYVEDASFWRIQNVTVGYRVPAHLLKKVNVRVYGSVQNIHTFTKYSGYDPEIGAFNNNIRLMNVDMGHYPNPRTFTIGANVEF comes from the coding sequence ATGAGGAAATTTTTACTCAAATGGCCCCTTATGGTGCTAATCCTTTTGCTGTCTACGGGTATGGCCTGGGCGCAAGGAGTCACCGGTAAGGTAATGGACGAAAACGGAGAAGCCTTGGCAGGTGTTTCCGTAGTTATCAAAGGCAGTGCACAAGGTGTGATGACCGATATCAACGGCTCATTTACCCTTAGCCCTGTGTCTGAATCTTCTATACTGGTCTTTAGCTTCGTAGGGATGATTTCTCAGGAAGTTAGAGTAGGAAACAGATCTAAAATTGAGGTGACCCTCAAATCCTCTGACAGATCATTGGAAGAGGTAGTAGTGGTGGGCTATGGTACGGCTCGGAGGTCAGACATCACTTCATCCATTACCTCCTTAAAAGCTCAGGAATTAAAAGATATGCCCGCTGCTGGTATAGACCAATTATTACAGGGTAAGGCTGCGGGTGTAACGGTAACCAGTAATGGTGGTCAGCCCGGAGGAGGAGTTTCCGTAAAAGTTCGTGGAGTAACTTCTATCAATAGTAATGATCCTCTCTTTGTGATTGATGGAGTACCTTTCATCAATGGTAATACCAGTAATAGCACGGGTTATGACGGTTTGGGAGGATCTAATGGTCAAACCGGTAACTCTGTGATGGCCATGTTAAACCCGAATGACATCGAATCCATAGACGTGCTGAAAGATGCCTCTGCACAGGCCATTTATGGTTCTCAAGCCGCAAACGGTGTAATCATGATCACTACCAAAAAAGGGAAAGCAGGTACAGGTAAAATTACCTATGAAACCTATTTTGGAGTATCTGAGGTGGCTAGAAAACTGGATCTAATGAACCTCCAGGAATTTGCTCGTTACCAGAATGAGATTCTTCCTATCATTGGAATTACTCCTTCAGAAGAGTTTGCTGATCCAAGCTTACTAGGAAAAGGTACTGACTGGCAGGAAGCCATGTTCCAAAAAGGGGCTATACAAAACCATCAGTTGAGCTTTTCCGGAGGTCAAAACAAAACAAATTATTATGTATCGCTCAACTACTTCAATAACAAAGGGATATTGATAGGTTCAGATTTCGAGCGTTATGCTACGCGTTTGAGTTTTGATACCCAACTAAAATCTTGGGCTCAAGTAGGAATGAGCCTAAATGCCTCTAGAAGTATTCAAAACGTTACTCTGGCAGACGCCGCTGAAAGTACCATTTGGTGGGGAGCTGTAACCAGCCCTTTGGTACCTCTGAAAAATCCTGATGGAAGTTGGGGAGGTGGAAATACTGTGGGAGGCATCAGATACAGTAATGCTAACTTGGTAGGAAACAGTCAGTACAGAGGTAACACAAAAACCTCTACCACTGCCTTTGGGTCCGTGTTTGCGGAATTGACCTTACTAAAGGGTTTGAGTTTGAGGAATGAACTTTCCTTCTCTTTAGGACTAGATAATAATATAGCTTTCCAAAAAGCTGGAAATGTGGGTGGAGAGACGTTTAGAAGTAAACTGATCGACAATAGATCAGATAATTACTACTATTCCTTGACTAATTATTTTAATTACGTAAAATGGATCAATGGTCATAGTTTCCATGCTACTCTAGGTCACCAGGCGCAGATGTCGTACTGGCAGGCTATTGGTGGCACAAAAGTTGATTTGCAAGCTAACATCATGGACTTAAACACGGGTTTAGCTGATCAAACTACATGGGGACTCAACGGTGGTAAGGGACATTGGGCTATGGAGTCCTGGTTTGCCAGAGCTAATTATACTTACAAGGACAGATATTCCGTTTCTGCCAGCTTTAGAGCGGATGGTTCTTCGAACTTCGGACCTAATAACCGTTGGGGTTATTTCCCAGGTGTGTCAGTGGGCTGGACTGCCTCTAACGAATCCTTCATGAAAGAAGCGCTTCCTAACACCCATTTGAAAATCAGGGCAGGCTACGGATTAGTGGGTAACCAAAACTTCCCCGGAGGGGCTCCAAACCCGGCTTATGTAGGAGCCGTACAGTTCTTCACCGGACCGGTAGGATTTGGTACTTCCAATATGATTCAGGGTATTCCTAACCCGGATTTGAAATGGGAAACGGTAAAGACCTCAAACATAGGGGTGGATCTTGGCATTCTAAAGGGGCGTTTGGATTTAACGGTAGACGCTTATAAGAAGGTTACCAGTGATATGATCATCTTCTTAACCGGACCTACCTTAATAGGCGTAGGTGATGCTTGGGATGATCTGAAGGCACCACTGGGTAATGCAGGTAAAATGACCAATACCGGTGTAGATCTAGGTATTAGTTCTGTTAATGTGAGTAAAGAGAACTTTACCTGGAGAAGTAATCTGGTCTTCACACATTTTAAGAATAATTATGATCAGGCTGCCAGTGCTGCATCTGCTTTAGACGGTAGGGTATATTACAATAATTACTTGATCACGCATACCACGCCCGGCAGACCTGTAGGTTCCTTCTGGGGATTGAAAACAGACGGCATCTTCCGTACCCAGGCAGATCTTGATAATAGCCTGCCTCAATTCGGATACATCATTGATCCTGCGCAAACCTGGTTAGGAGACATTCGGTTTAAAGATATAAATAATGACAAGAAGATAGATGCGGAGGATATGACTTACATAGGTAGTCCACTTCCGAAATTCACCTGGGGCTTTACTAACTCCGGAAACTATAAAAGCTTTGACTTCTCTGTCTTTCTACAAGGAAGCTATGGTGCCAAAGCTTATAACTTCCTGCGTTGGCAGATCGAAGGTCTGAATAGTGCTTGGTCTAACCAGTTAAAGACGGTTTTGGATAGATATACTGAATCTAACCCTAACGGTTCCCTACCTAGGTTTACAAACACGAATGCGAATAACACGGCCATGTCTGATAGATACGTGGAGGATGCCTCCTTCTGGAGAATCCAAAATGTAACGGTAGGGTATAGAGTGCCTGCACATCTATTGAAGAAGGTGAATGTGAGGGTTTATGGATCTGTTCAGAACATTCACACCTTTACCAAATACAGCGGATACGATCCGGAGATCGGAGCATTCAATAACAATATCCGATTGATGAACGTGGATATGGGTCACTACCCCAATCCTAGAACCTTTACCATTGGCGCAAACGTGGAATTCTAA